DNA from uncultured Fusobacterium sp.:
CCTCTAATTTCTCCATTTTATGGCATGGAAAAAACTCACACTCTTTATGATGGATAAATTTATAGTTATTCATAAGCCCCTCCTTTTATCTCTTACTATGTTATATTATAAGTATACTTTTTTTATAAAATCTTAGCAAGTTTAATTTTTATATTATGTAAAAAAAATATATATAATCTAGTAATTATTATAAATTTAAGGGTAAAATCTCTATTTTTTTATTGATATAATATATATTTCCATTTTCTAATCTAAACTGTATTGGATATATTTCTACTCCATTTTCTATTGCTTCATAAAATAATTTTGAAAACTCTTTGTCAGTTTCAAATTTAGGTCTAAATTTATTAGAATCTCTAAAGACTAATAGTAATACTGCTGCTCTTTCTCCACTATTTTTTATTTTTATAAGTTCTTTTAAATGTTTTTGTGCTCTTACACTTGGAGCATCTGGAAACTTTGCTATTTTATCTTCAGAAAGTGAAACTCCTTTTACTTCAATCCAGATCTTTTCCTCTCCCTTTTTTAAAAGATAATCTAAACGACTATCTCCATTTTTTACTTCAGCTTTTATACTATCAACTTTTCCAAAGGGAGAAATCTCAAAATCTTTAAGAAAATTTTCAGAAATATATCTATGATATGCTGAATTAATTAAAATTTCTTCATCTTTTTCTTGAGTATAAGCTGATATTACATCAAATTTTGTTTTTCTATTTTTTAAATTTTCAGCTCTCTTTACTCCAATTGTATTTCCTAAAAATAGTAATTCCTTTATTCTTCCTGAATCATGTACATGACAGCTCTCACTTTTACCATCTATCTCTACTTCAGCAATAAATCTATTTGGTCTATCAATAAATTTACCTCTTTCAATTTTTCCTATCTCTAATATTTTTTTCATACTTCTCCTTCACTAATACTTACACAATGCTCATTACAGTAAATTTTTCTTTTTTATTTACTCTTACTTTATTTTGAGTTTAATTTAAGAAATTTTCTAGGAGTATAAAAAATCAAGAATGACAATAGAAGTCATTCTTGAATTATTTTAATTTATTATTTTTTATTTTTACACTCTTGATAAGTTTCTTCTGCTAATTTTTTAAAGTTATGAGCTTCTAATTTAGCTATAAACTCTCTTTGAATATCTCCAAATGCCTTATTCACAGCACAATGTCCTTTTCTTAAAGTACACTCTTCTGGCGAATTCACACAGTCTTTTATGCAGATAATTGGTTCTATAGTCTCTACTGCATCTCTTAACGTGATCTCTTCACTTGGTCTAGTTAGCTGGTATCCACCTTTAGCACCTTTATAAATTTTAACTAATCCTGCTTTTTCTAATTTTTTTAAAATTCTTAAGCTAAATAGATGTGGAATATCTTCTGCATCTGAAATTTCATTTGATGAAACTATTCTATTTTCACCATATTTTGTTAAGTAAAGTAAAATTCTTATTACATACTCAATCTCATTTTTTATTCTCATAATAAACTCCCTGATTTTTAATATATGAGTTATTATATCATAGTAT
Protein-coding regions in this window:
- the sfsA gene encoding DNA/RNA nuclease SfsA: MKKILEIGKIERGKFIDRPNRFIAEVEIDGKSESCHVHDSGRIKELLFLGNTIGVKRAENLKNRKTKFDVISAYTQEKDEEILINSAYHRYISENFLKDFEISPFGKVDSIKAEVKNGDSRLDYLLKKGEEKIWIEVKGVSLSEDKIAKFPDAPSVRAQKHLKELIKIKNSGERAAVLLLVFRDSNKFRPKFETDKEFSKLFYEAIENGVEIYPIQFRLENGNIYYINKKIEILPLNL
- a CDS encoding Rrf2 family transcriptional regulator, which translates into the protein MRIKNEIEYVIRILLYLTKYGENRIVSSNEISDAEDIPHLFSLRILKKLEKAGLVKIYKGAKGGYQLTRPSEEITLRDAVETIEPIICIKDCVNSPEECTLRKGHCAVNKAFGDIQREFIAKLEAHNFKKLAEETYQECKNKK